A stretch of the Vulcanisaeta souniana JCM 11219 genome encodes the following:
- a CDS encoding sn-glycerol-1-phosphate dehydrogenase, with protein sequence MISSQRKSLEMYEIPRVIVFGPGAISKAPDILSKIGLEGLRGLILIGPRFGGHLLDKIECRICDVEEVDEVSPEKIIALSNKYSRVIDYIVALGGGRIIDFGKAMAHIMNAPYVSIPTIASHDGIASPYVSHILQLDLSKHGISKVQRSPIAIIADTSIILEAPRRYLLAGIGELIGKLIAVKDWELAVRVKGEEFSEYAAALARDSALIALRNRDRLKVHNEESVRIVVKALLGCGVAMAIAGNSRPCSGSEHLFSHAIDLLARDKGFRPALHGEQVALGAIMMAYLHGMKWRRIKSFLQSLNIPITAKELGIDREIIIEALMMAHNVRPDRFTILGAGLTRKAAENLIDVTGVA encoded by the coding sequence ATGATTTCATCACAACGTAAGTCGCTGGAAATGTATGAGATACCTAGAGTAATCGTGTTCGGACCAGGCGCGATTAGTAAGGCTCCTGATATTCTTAGTAAGATTGGGCTTGAGGGACTGAGGGGTTTGATACTGATCGGCCCTCGATTCGGTGGGCATCTACTTGATAAGATCGAGTGCAGGATCTGCGATGTTGAGGAGGTCGATGAGGTAAGCCCCGAGAAAATAATTGCATTATCAAATAAGTATTCCCGGGTTATTGATTATATAGTTGCCCTAGGTGGTGGTAGAATAATTGATTTTGGGAAGGCCATGGCTCATATAATGAATGCGCCCTATGTGTCAATACCAACCATTGCTTCTCATGACGGTATTGCAAGCCCCTACGTATCGCATATACTCCAGCTAGACCTCAGTAAGCATGGTATTAGTAAGGTTCAGAGATCCCCAATAGCCATTATAGCCGATACGTCCATAATACTCGAGGCCCCAAGGAGGTACTTACTAGCTGGCATCGGTGAGTTAATTGGTAAGTTAATAGCGGTTAAGGATTGGGAACTAGCCGTTAGAGTTAAGGGCGAGGAGTTCAGTGAATACGCAGCAGCTCTGGCAAGGGATAGTGCATTAATAGCACTTAGGAATAGGGATAGGTTGAAGGTTCATAATGAGGAAAGTGTGAGGATAGTCGTGAAGGCCCTCCTAGGTTGTGGTGTTGCCATGGCAATAGCAGGTAACTCAAGACCATGCAGTGGATCTGAGCATTTATTTAGCCACGCGATAGACCTGCTGGCTAGGGACAAAGGATTTAGGCCTGCATTGCATGGGGAGCAGGTAGCCCTTGGCGCCATAATGATGGCCTACCTACATGGCATGAAGTGGAGGAGAATTAAGTCATTTCTACAGAGCCTGAACATACCAATTACAGCCAAGGAGCTTGGTATCGATAGGGAAATAATCATTGAGGCATTAATGATGGCACATAACGTTAGGCCAGATAGGTTCACAATACTTGGTGCGGGTCTAACGCGTAAGGCAGCTGAGAACCTGATTGACGTTACGGGCGTTGCCTAA
- a CDS encoding TatD family hydrolase, with amino-acid sequence MIDTHAHLSRLDIYGHADELINEASGEGLLGIINVTMRLEETANALNLVNRYRGFVYTALGYDYCGFDIKEVQEIMRIINKNKELIVGIGEVGLDYSRVRDPMLREISRHIFTKWILLARDLELPLIIHSRKAENDVIELLSRHGPVKCVMHAFSGNKSQAIRLLELGCYFSIPPTVVRSQQKRDLAAIIPLSRLLLESDTPELGPSPGEPSRPAHIKLVLVELSRILNMDPGDLGNVVTENALSLFQLR; translated from the coding sequence TTGATCGACACGCATGCACACTTAAGTAGGCTGGATATTTATGGCCATGCGGATGAATTAATAAATGAAGCCAGTGGGGAGGGATTGCTCGGTATTATCAATGTTACGATGAGGCTTGAGGAAACTGCGAACGCATTAAACCTTGTGAATAGGTATAGGGGTTTTGTCTATACGGCGTTGGGTTATGACTATTGCGGTTTCGATATTAAGGAGGTCCAGGAAATAATGAGAATCATAAATAAGAATAAGGAATTGATTGTTGGCATTGGGGAGGTCGGCCTTGACTACAGCAGGGTCAGGGACCCAATGCTTAGAGAAATATCACGCCACATATTCACTAAGTGGATATTACTAGCCAGGGATCTTGAACTACCGCTGATTATTCACTCCAGGAAAGCTGAAAATGACGTGATAGAACTACTGAGTAGACATGGACCAGTTAAGTGCGTAATGCATGCATTTAGTGGTAACAAGAGTCAAGCAATAAGATTGTTAGAGTTGGGGTGCTATTTCTCAATCCCACCAACCGTAGTCAGGTCACAACAAAAGAGGGATCTAGCGGCCATAATACCCCTCAGTAGGTTACTCCTTGAGAGCGATACCCCTGAACTGGGCCCTAGCCCTGGCGAACCATCAAGACCAGCACATATTAAGCTAGTCTTGGTTGAGTTATCGAGGATCCTAAACATGGACCCCGGAGACCTAGGTAATGTGGTGACCGAGAACGCATTATCGCTGTTTCAATTGAGATAG
- a CDS encoding DJ-1/PfpI family protein, with amino-acid sequence MKALIIVADVSYKGEYSMAVQALRQLSMEVSTGLVSKTANINFDIDLSRGVGEDLLTNYDLAVFIAGYWAYYAATGKDMPGKVKSVVNREAFEKLLTQSISNGKITVLPLAVPAYAARLGLLKGRKATVYPTTDLITILKNNGVEYINNDLVIDGNVVTLKRTTVESLTKAFSKP; translated from the coding sequence ATGAAGGCCTTAATAATTGTTGCTGACGTTTCATATAAAGGAGAGTATTCAATGGCGGTGCAGGCGCTTAGGCAATTGAGTATGGAGGTCAGTACTGGGTTAGTAAGTAAGACTGCGAATATTAACTTCGACATAGACCTGTCTAGGGGTGTAGGTGAGGATCTCCTTACTAATTATGACCTTGCTGTATTTATAGCTGGTTACTGGGCTTATTACGCCGCCACCGGCAAGGATATGCCTGGCAAGGTTAAATCCGTGGTTAATAGGGAAGCCTTCGAAAAACTACTTACTCAGTCAATAAGTAATGGTAAGATAACGGTACTACCACTTGCAGTGCCTGCCTACGCCGCTAGGCTGGGCTTACTAAAGGGTAGGAAAGCCACGGTATACCCAACCACGGACTTAATAACCATACTCAAGAATAATGGGGTTGAATACATAAATAACGATTTGGTAATTGATGGTAATGTAGTAACCCTGAAGAGAACCACCGTTGAATCACTAACCAAGGCATTTAGTAAACCATGA
- a CDS encoding thiamine-phosphate synthase family protein, whose protein sequence is MSDNIMPIIRSLVAKKLLENGYSQLKVAKVLGITQPAVNRYVNRNYDEMLSKIETLGISRDWVMRVVNNVVELIMNNKEYEALEYLTNTIIMELGSLRLCDAHRRLVSSLPTTCNVCSVLITGIADSVIRNMERALSIIESHPEIQSIIPRVLMNIVEAKPGALTEDDVVGVPGRIDAHGGRVIIGSKPIYGGSRHLGRLIIRCMRINPRYRSVASIRYDDRVEMALRELGIRYIKVGPHEDPSEDSVINSVVNSLGNDRELDVVVDLGGYALEPITYVFGMDSVDVALKIISIALKITQLSPNPIN, encoded by the coding sequence GTGTCTGACAACATTATGCCAATAATAAGGAGTTTAGTAGCCAAGAAACTCCTTGAAAATGGGTATAGCCAACTCAAGGTAGCTAAGGTGCTTGGTATAACACAACCAGCTGTTAATAGGTATGTCAATAGGAACTATGATGAAATGCTAAGTAAAATTGAGACACTGGGAATTAGTAGGGATTGGGTGATGAGGGTTGTTAATAATGTCGTTGAGCTAATAATGAACAATAAGGAATATGAAGCCCTTGAGTACCTAACGAACACCATAATAATGGAACTTGGTTCCCTAAGACTATGTGACGCCCATAGGAGACTCGTTTCATCACTACCAACAACCTGCAACGTATGCTCGGTACTAATAACGGGCATTGCTGATTCGGTAATTAGGAACATGGAGAGAGCACTTTCAATTATTGAATCACACCCAGAAATACAATCCATAATACCGAGGGTACTAATGAACATTGTTGAGGCTAAACCTGGGGCCTTAACCGAGGACGACGTGGTCGGCGTACCCGGCAGAATCGATGCTCACGGCGGCAGAGTCATCATAGGCTCAAAACCCATATATGGCGGTAGTAGGCACCTTGGTAGGTTAATCATTAGGTGCATGAGAATAAACCCAAGGTATAGATCAGTGGCCAGCATTAGGTATGATGATAGGGTGGAGATGGCGCTCAGGGAATTGGGTATACGGTATATAAAGGTTGGCCCTCATGAAGATCCCAGTGAGGATAGCGTCATAAATTCAGTCGTTAACTCACTGGGTAACGATAGAGAATTAGATGTTGTGGTGGATCTTGGGGGTTATGCTCTTGAGCCGATAACATACGTTTTTGGGATGGACTCAGTAGATGTTGCACTAAAGATCATATCAATAGCATTAAAAATAACTCAATTAAGTCCTAATCCTATTAATTAG
- a CDS encoding TRASH domain-containing protein has translation MPFTLNKAPGQLRCSNCGRIIISQPIVVKTCCVNRPWVFCSEECYNEFLRRWVRNQEPHKGRNSLRRDVL, from the coding sequence ATGCCATTCACGTTAAACAAGGCACCTGGGCAATTAAGGTGTTCAAACTGCGGGAGGATAATAATTAGCCAACCAATAGTGGTTAAGACATGCTGCGTAAATAGGCCATGGGTTTTCTGCTCCGAGGAATGCTATAATGAATTCCTAAGGAGGTGGGTAAGGAATCAGGAACCACACAAGGGAAGGAACTCATTAAGGAGAGATGTGCTGTAA
- a CDS encoding inorganic phosphate transporter: MTNSLLIDYALAFLLSFLVSGNNLSANAGAAVGSRSIDYKYAIILSLLGYVLGLWLQGTYMRANVVSGDAAMVAMTVAIIIFLVGEGMRVPMSLTGSLYASLIGASLAMGHLLSNAVFVLGYWLSLPIIVMFLSYILYKSLSAFSRLSFKYIGVYRALSILTVFLLSFSFGANNLGLLWALLGFSYRGLLVIVISSILGVLLIGWRTLYRLGTGLFTIGPLTSFTVQLFSFMAMEIGTLYSVPMPITVTTSFGLVGVGAAHRFRIINLRYFNELLLGFATSIIIGLVFSYLLIKVI, encoded by the coding sequence ATGACGAATTCCCTACTCATAGATTATGCATTGGCCTTCTTACTCTCGTTTTTAGTATCAGGGAATAATTTATCCGCTAATGCAGGTGCTGCGGTGGGGTCTAGATCAATCGATTACAAATACGCCATCATTTTATCACTGCTTGGGTATGTGCTTGGTCTATGGCTTCAGGGTACCTACATGAGGGCTAATGTGGTGAGCGGGGATGCAGCCATGGTGGCGATGACTGTGGCCATAATAATATTCCTCGTTGGCGAGGGCATGAGGGTTCCAATGTCATTAACAGGGTCTCTGTACGCTAGTCTTATTGGCGCTTCATTAGCCATGGGGCATCTACTGAGCAATGCTGTTTTTGTGCTTGGCTATTGGTTGTCCTTACCCATAATAGTGATGTTCCTCTCGTACATTCTTTATAAATCACTCAGCGCGTTTTCAAGGCTTTCCTTTAAGTACATTGGTGTTTACCGAGCCTTATCCATACTCACCGTGTTCCTGCTCTCCTTCTCCTTTGGCGCAAATAACCTTGGTCTATTATGGGCATTGCTGGGCTTTAGCTATAGGGGTTTACTGGTGATTGTGATTAGTTCCATACTGGGTGTCTTACTAATTGGTTGGAGAACCCTGTATAGACTTGGTACGGGGCTGTTCACGATAGGACCCTTAACAAGCTTCACGGTGCAATTATTTTCATTCATGGCAATGGAAATTGGGACCCTCTATTCCGTACCAATGCCCATAACAGTGACCACATCCTTCGGACTAGTTGGTGTTGGCGCTGCGCATAGATTTAGAATAATAAACCTCAGATACTTCAACGAATTGCTCCTTGGGTTTGCAACATCAATAATAATAGGCCTAGTATTTAGCTACCTACTGATTAAGGTTATCTAA
- a CDS encoding NifB/NifX family molybdenum-iron cluster-binding protein gives MVRIAVATDDGKSISDGHFAHAKKYVIYELSEDTKDIRLVESRDNPLGNIPDTDDPAVIHESLSRSGIPIHGIAKYQWLHENALRDVDAVIASGACETSYEYFTSMGVQLFFVEPGTPIDTLIEQLRNAAKEEDIK, from the coding sequence ATGGTAAGGATTGCAGTAGCTACGGATGATGGGAAGTCAATAAGTGATGGTCACTTTGCGCATGCTAAGAAATACGTAATATATGAACTTAGTGAGGATACTAAGGATATTAGGCTCGTGGAGAGTAGGGATAATCCCCTTGGTAATATCCCGGATACTGATGATCCGGCCGTGATCCATGAGTCACTGTCTAGATCAGGGATTCCAATACATGGTATCGCTAAGTATCAATGGCTTCATGAGAATGCGTTAAGGGATGTCGACGCAGTAATAGCTAGTGGGGCCTGTGAGACGAGTTATGAATATTTTACGTCAATGGGTGTCCAGTTATTCTTTGTTGAGCCAGGTACCCCAATAGATACGCTTATTGAGCAGTTAAGAAACGCGGCCAAGGAGGAAGACATTAAGTGA
- a CDS encoding UbiD family decarboxylase, whose amino-acid sequence MDLREFLSGLRSAGMLRFVNDELDINYEIPYVITKFDKGPTLEFTNVRGFRDTHVVGNIVNTRNKVYRALGVKTDVEFYRRLLWAEEVAPSYRPGETNNVVYDPLPSVDLTKLPIPRYFELEPGPCLTSAVVVGMDTKENVLNASIHRLTPIGPDRFVIRLVPRHLYRIYMRNREIGKDTPISISWGLHPAILVAAASSPSFGTFELNMANALLNGSLKVKSLDNGVPAPAHAEVVMEGYISARETTKEGPCMDVLGTYDEVREQPVVRITRIYVRRDGPLIAQALVAGYSEHKLLMGIEKEAKIWQFVSNVVPEVKSVRLTDGGCGWLHAVVAIRKQSDGDPKNAIMAAFAAHPSLKYVVVVDDDINIDDPSEVEWAMATRFRADEDLVLIKYARGSTLDPVAIDPLQGITTKMGIDATRPISSDISRFRKGVIPASLDPDKLRIE is encoded by the coding sequence ATGGATCTAAGGGAATTCCTGTCTGGACTAAGGAGCGCGGGCATGTTAAGGTTTGTTAATGATGAACTGGACATCAATTATGAAATACCATACGTAATTACTAAGTTTGACAAGGGGCCCACTCTTGAGTTCACCAATGTACGTGGGTTTAGGGATACGCATGTCGTGGGTAATATCGTTAATACCAGGAATAAAGTGTACAGAGCTCTCGGTGTGAAGACTGATGTTGAATTCTACAGAAGACTTCTTTGGGCTGAGGAGGTTGCTCCATCGTATAGGCCCGGGGAAACAAACAATGTGGTTTATGACCCGTTACCTAGTGTTGATTTAACAAAGTTACCAATACCTAGGTATTTCGAATTGGAACCGGGTCCTTGTTTGACAAGCGCAGTAGTTGTTGGCATGGATACTAAGGAGAACGTATTAAATGCAAGTATTCATAGGCTTACTCCAATAGGCCCTGATAGGTTTGTCATTAGGCTCGTGCCAAGGCACCTATACAGGATTTACATGAGAAATAGGGAAATCGGTAAGGACACACCAATATCGATCTCTTGGGGTTTGCACCCAGCCATCTTGGTTGCAGCTGCTTCATCACCATCCTTCGGCACCTTCGAGTTAAACATGGCAAATGCCCTATTGAATGGTTCACTCAAGGTTAAGTCTCTTGATAATGGTGTACCTGCTCCTGCGCATGCCGAGGTGGTTATGGAGGGTTACATATCGGCCAGGGAAACAACCAAGGAGGGACCCTGTATGGATGTACTTGGTACCTACGATGAGGTTAGGGAACAACCAGTTGTTAGAATAACAAGGATCTATGTAAGGAGGGACGGCCCATTAATTGCCCAGGCCCTTGTGGCTGGTTACTCCGAGCATAAGTTACTAATGGGCATTGAGAAAGAGGCCAAGATTTGGCAATTCGTTAGTAATGTAGTTCCTGAGGTTAAATCAGTCAGGTTAACAGATGGTGGTTGCGGGTGGTTACACGCTGTAGTAGCCATTAGGAAGCAGAGCGATGGTGATCCCAAGAATGCCATTATGGCGGCCTTTGCAGCTCATCCAAGCCTTAAGTACGTTGTTGTGGTTGATGATGACATAAACATCGATGATCCAAGCGAGGTTGAGTGGGCTATGGCGACGAGGTTTAGGGCAGACGAGGACTTAGTACTCATTAAGTATGCCAGGGGTTCTACACTTGATCCTGTTGCCATTGATCCTCTGCAGGGCATAACCACAAAGATGGGGATTGATGCAACCAGACCAATCAGCTCAGACATCAGTAGGTTTAGGAAGGGAGTCATTCCTGCATCACTGGACCCAGATAAATTAAGGATTGAGTAA
- a CDS encoding ATP-grasp domain-containing protein: MDIGIIRPYEVEYNPEDVVDLEDAIRSLGHRIKRIYIDMIGVKFGRGNINYYQLIGRSNYEELSVSGAVLRHIGVIRDFEQFVHRLWIVRAFELNGIYVMNPVMNWLLASDKFISLMLLAKHGLPVPDTVVSENMFVAYNTVKEFGKSVIKQIRGAMGFGVFQVDDADVAMHIFSYLTNLNKPMYVQRFLDKVGNGDYRVVVVGNEVIGAEFRRGVSWKSNVAQGAKPEPAKVTGELSELALRAIEVLGLDYGGVDIAETRDGYFILEVNPTMSWQGFKKATGVNPAGYIINRLINRIRT; encoded by the coding sequence GTGGATATAGGTATAATAAGGCCGTATGAAGTTGAGTATAATCCGGAGGACGTCGTTGATTTAGAGGATGCCATTAGGTCCCTGGGTCACAGGATCAAGAGGATTTATATTGATATGATTGGCGTTAAGTTCGGTAGGGGCAACATTAATTATTATCAATTAATTGGTAGGTCTAACTATGAGGAACTGAGCGTATCAGGTGCAGTGCTTAGGCACATTGGTGTGATTCGTGATTTTGAGCAATTCGTCCACAGACTTTGGATTGTTAGGGCCTTCGAACTTAATGGTATTTATGTAATGAATCCAGTAATGAATTGGTTACTGGCCAGCGACAAGTTTATTTCGCTCATGTTGCTTGCTAAGCATGGATTGCCGGTTCCTGATACTGTGGTTAGTGAAAACATGTTTGTTGCCTATAATACTGTTAAGGAATTTGGTAAGTCAGTGATTAAGCAGATCAGGGGCGCCATGGGCTTTGGCGTTTTCCAGGTTGATGATGCTGACGTGGCAATGCACATATTCAGTTATCTAACTAACCTGAATAAGCCCATGTATGTGCAGAGGTTCCTCGATAAGGTTGGTAATGGTGATTACAGGGTTGTGGTTGTCGGTAATGAGGTGATTGGGGCTGAGTTCAGGAGGGGTGTTTCATGGAAGAGTAATGTGGCTCAGGGGGCCAAGCCAGAGCCTGCCAAGGTCACGGGTGAGTTGAGTGAATTAGCGTTAAGGGCTATTGAGGTGCTTGGCCTTGATTATGGTGGTGTTGATATTGCAGAGACGAGGGATGGGTATTTCATACTCGAGGTTAATCCAACAATGTCCTGGCAGGGATTCAAGAAAGCCACCGGTGTTAATCCAGCTGGGTATATCATAAATCGCCTAATTAATAGGATTAGGACTTAA
- a CDS encoding sulfide-dependent adenosine diphosphate thiazole synthase, giving the protein MAGISVSESNITRAIMRSALKVLDEYSSVDVAIVGAGPSGMTAAYYLARAGLKTIVLERRFSFGGGIGGAASHLPSIVVEYPASEILGRDFGIRLQDMGDGLFAVDPAEMIAKLAVKAIDAGARFLLGVHVDDVIIRDNPPRVAGLAVYWSTVQMAGVHTDPFFIEARAVIDATGHDAEVAAVTARKNPDLGLTIHGEKSAYASVAEDLVIKYTGKVMEGLYVTGMAVAAAYGLPRMGPIFGSMIMSGKRIAELIINDLRSK; this is encoded by the coding sequence ATGGCGGGCATTTCGGTTTCCGAATCAAACATAACCCGTGCAATAATGAGGAGCGCTTTAAAGGTACTTGATGAGTACTCAAGCGTTGATGTCGCGATCGTTGGCGCAGGTCCCTCAGGTATGACCGCGGCTTATTACCTAGCCAGGGCTGGTTTAAAGACTATAGTCCTGGAGAGACGATTCTCATTCGGTGGTGGCATTGGCGGTGCCGCCAGTCACCTACCAAGTATTGTTGTTGAATACCCTGCCTCTGAGATCTTGGGTAGGGATTTTGGTATTAGGCTTCAGGACATGGGTGATGGATTATTTGCCGTTGATCCTGCTGAGATGATTGCCAAACTCGCCGTTAAGGCCATTGATGCGGGGGCTAGGTTTCTCCTTGGGGTTCACGTTGATGACGTAATAATTAGGGATAATCCACCCAGGGTTGCTGGTCTTGCGGTTTATTGGTCTACCGTGCAGATGGCCGGTGTTCATACAGATCCCTTCTTCATCGAGGCTAGGGCTGTCATAGATGCCACTGGCCATGATGCTGAGGTGGCCGCAGTAACGGCGAGAAAGAACCCGGACTTGGGCTTAACGATTCATGGTGAGAAGTCCGCGTATGCCTCGGTTGCCGAGGACCTCGTTATTAAGTACACGGGTAAGGTCATGGAAGGCCTCTACGTGACTGGCATGGCTGTTGCCGCAGCTTATGGTTTACCCAGAATGGGGCCTATATTCGGCTCTATGATCATGAGCGGAAAAAGAATTGCTGAATTAATAATTAATGACTTAAGGTCTAAATGA
- a CDS encoding AAA-associated domain-containing protein → MPDLPFMPLDARFADVLGLIDTLANEFKGQADIFMIAKEMESDIDDLMPALNAAVYLGFVEVKGGDIRITDAGREFLNAKISDRKKILKQKLINLEPFHTAYALGLHRPFTVDNLIEKLNEKGYIETREPGIRHLLEILLAEWGVFAGMLKKRGDEYIALP, encoded by the coding sequence ATGCCGGATTTACCCTTCATGCCATTAGATGCAAGGTTCGCTGATGTACTGGGACTTATAGACACCCTAGCCAATGAATTCAAGGGGCAGGCGGACATATTCATGATCGCCAAGGAAATGGAGTCAGACATAGATGACCTTATGCCGGCCCTAAACGCTGCTGTTTACCTTGGTTTTGTTGAGGTTAAGGGTGGTGACATTAGGATCACGGATGCAGGGAGGGAATTCCTTAATGCTAAAATTAGTGATAGAAAGAAAATACTAAAGCAGAAATTAATTAATCTCGAACCATTCCACACAGCCTATGCCTTAGGCCTGCATAGGCCATTCACTGTGGATAACCTTATTGAGAAATTGAATGAGAAAGGCTACATAGAAACCAGGGAGCCGGGAATTAGACATTTACTTGAGATTTTACTGGCGGAGTGGGGTGTCTTTGCCGGTATGCTTAAGAAGAGGGGCGACGAGTACATAGCGCTGCCATAA
- a CDS encoding 30S ribosomal protein S27ae, with amino-acid sequence MPKEVKARAHTWYEIDNENGTMKFLRRICPRCGSVMAYHKVPVPRWACGKCGYTVFEQTRAR; translated from the coding sequence ATGCCCAAGGAAGTAAAGGCTAGAGCACACACATGGTATGAGATTGATAATGAAAATGGTACGATGAAGTTTCTCAGGAGAATTTGCCCGAGATGCGGGTCTGTAATGGCTTACCACAAGGTCCCAGTCCCAAGGTGGGCCTGCGGTAAGTGTGGATATACAGTATTCGAGCAGACTAGGGCACGATAA
- a CDS encoding adenylate kinase: protein MKIVLVAVPGSGKSTTLKFVREMLSDVAIVNYGDYMLEIAKRQYGITNRDEMRKKLPVDEYRKVQELAAEEIAKLPGDVIIDTHASIRVQGGFYPGLPDRIMAKLRPDAIVLMEFDPKDIMERRAKDVGLRDRESESPEDIEMHQLANRYYAFAAANAGECSVYIFDFRKKVQSRPFEHAEMAARMIVDLILRGRSATK from the coding sequence GTGAAGATTGTACTTGTTGCCGTGCCGGGCAGTGGTAAATCAACTACGTTAAAGTTCGTTAGGGAGATGCTTTCTGATGTGGCGATTGTTAATTACGGTGATTACATGTTGGAAATCGCTAAGAGGCAGTACGGAATCACCAATAGGGATGAGATGAGGAAGAAATTACCCGTGGATGAATATAGGAAGGTTCAGGAACTTGCTGCCGAAGAGATTGCAAAATTACCAGGTGATGTTATTATAGACACTCACGCCAGCATTAGGGTTCAGGGTGGTTTTTACCCGGGCCTTCCTGATAGAATAATGGCAAAGCTTAGGCCAGATGCAATAGTGCTCATGGAGTTTGATCCAAAGGATATAATGGAAAGGAGGGCTAAGGACGTGGGTCTCAGGGACAGGGAATCAGAGTCACCGGAGGACATTGAGATGCATCAATTAGCCAATAGATACTATGCTTTTGCGGCGGCGAATGCAGGTGAATGCTCAGTGTACATATTTGATTTCAGGAAAAAGGTTCAGTCAAGGCCGTTTGAACATGCAGAAATGGCCGCGCGAATGATCGTTGACTTAATACTAAGGGGTAGAAGTGCCACTAAGTGA
- a CDS encoding glycosyltransferase family 4 protein encodes MAIRVLHLSWEFPPHMIGGLGRHVYHITRHLVKDGVDTTVISISLPGAPLQDEVDGVHIRRVDPFRFRSTSFITWVLNFNEEMIEEALKVYDEQGFDLIHVHDWLTGPAGIALKHMLRKPLVVTIHATEAGRRGGIHNEEQFIIHSWEWRATYEAWKVIVCSNYMLNEVSAVHGVPKDKLIMIPNGIDVDYIDSISVKPGFRDLYALPSERLIVFVGRLVHEKGPDLVLAAFRELLKWDWNLKLLVVGDGPMREHLMELAHEWGIWNKVYFTGRVDDETLYSILKVSDLAILPSRYEPFGITILEAMATGLAVITSKVGGPDEIVRDWYNGVKVMPNNTEEIIETSKILLSNDELRERIARNARESVLKWYTWDRIARWTKRVYQDVLEEHRSANWISLW; translated from the coding sequence GTGGCAATACGAGTATTGCACCTTAGTTGGGAGTTTCCTCCACACATGATTGGCGGCCTAGGGAGGCATGTTTATCACATTACTAGGCATTTAGTTAAGGATGGAGTTGATACAACTGTGATAAGCATCTCACTACCTGGTGCGCCGCTTCAGGATGAGGTTGATGGGGTTCATATTAGGAGGGTTGACCCGTTTAGGTTCAGATCAACGAGTTTCATTACGTGGGTCCTAAACTTCAATGAGGAAATGATCGAGGAGGCGCTTAAGGTGTATGACGAGCAGGGGTTTGACCTGATACATGTTCATGATTGGTTAACCGGACCTGCTGGCATAGCCCTAAAGCACATGTTACGTAAGCCCTTGGTAGTCACGATACACGCAACTGAGGCTGGCAGACGTGGGGGTATTCATAATGAGGAACAGTTCATAATTCATTCATGGGAATGGAGGGCTACTTACGAGGCTTGGAAGGTTATTGTTTGCAGTAATTATATGTTAAATGAGGTTTCGGCTGTTCACGGAGTTCCCAAGGATAAGTTGATAATGATACCCAATGGAATCGATGTGGATTACATAGACTCCATTAGTGTAAAACCAGGATTTAGGGACCTATACGCATTGCCCAGTGAAAGGTTGATAGTCTTCGTTGGTAGGTTGGTTCATGAGAAGGGCCCTGACTTGGTACTTGCCGCATTCAGGGAGTTACTTAAGTGGGATTGGAACCTGAAGCTTCTTGTTGTTGGTGATGGGCCAATGAGGGAACACTTAATGGAATTAGCGCATGAATGGGGCATATGGAACAAGGTTTACTTCACTGGTAGGGTTGATGATGAGACACTTTACTCAATACTAAAGGTTTCTGACTTGGCAATACTACCCAGTAGGTATGAACCCTTTGGGATAACGATACTTGAGGCCATGGCAACAGGGCTAGCCGTCATTACATCTAAAGTTGGTGGACCTGATGAGATCGTCCGTGATTGGTATAATGGCGTTAAGGTAATGCCCAATAACACCGAGGAGATCATTGAGACCTCAAAGATCTTGCTAAGTAATGATGAGTTAAGGGAAAGGATCGCGAGAAACGCCAGGGAATCCGTGCTCAAGTGGTATACCTGGGATAGGATAGCCCGTTGGACGAAGAGGGTTTACCAAGACGTGCTCGAGGAACACAGAAGCGCCAATTGGATCTCGCTGTGGTGA